A stretch of Cucumis sativus cultivar 9930 chromosome 2, Cucumber_9930_V3, whole genome shotgun sequence DNA encodes these proteins:
- the LOC101221216 gene encoding glutathione hydrolase 3, whose product MDSPLLRRRESVDKRCCRGLIFLPLGILAITVVGHILGVSLNGSVFNEENKHSDGIRINNSEIVESDKGVVAADDGRCSEIGASVLRQGGHAVDAAVATALCLGVVCSMWSGIGGGGFMVVRSASTLQSIAIDFRETAPLAASQDMYEANLTAKDIGPLSIAVPGEIAGLHEAWLRYGRLAWKSLFEPAIRLAKGGFVISPYLGKSLVSSTEMILHDPGLRQVFAPNGNILQVGDTCYNVELGKSLETVANQGPQAFYNGVIGEKLVKDVKAVGGILTMEDLRNYTVEITEAMTIEAMGYTVHGMPPPSSGTLGLAMVMNIFKSYNDPDATKGNIGVHRLIEALKHMYAERMNLGDPRFSNINNAVSNMLSLSFAKKIQEKIVDNTTFPPDYYLYRWSQLRDHGTSHFCIVDAERNAVSLTTTVNGHLGAGVLSPSTGIVLNNQMGDFSISTNISPDKLPPAPTNFIQPNKRPLSSMTPIIVTKDDRLIAVMGGSGGMKIVPAVIQVFLNYFSLGFQPFSAVERSRVYHQLMPNVVKYENLTCINGDYVEFSAKEKQFLEDRGHEVVAMDGAGAIVQLVVQNFEDAIDIGRKGGKLSNNQNNFGVLTAVCDPRKNGNPAVV is encoded by the exons ATGGATTCTCCATTACTTCGCCGTCGTGAATCAGTGGACAAACGGTGTTGTAGAGGATTGATTTTTCTGCCACTCGGAATACTTGCCATCACAG TTGTTGGTCATATCCTTGGAGTTTCATTAAATGGTTCAGTATTTAACGAGGAAAACAAGCACTCTGATGGAATACGTATCAATAATTCTGAAATTGTTGAGTCAGACAAGGGAGTTGTTGCTGCTGATGATGGTCGTTGCTCGGAAATTGGAGCATCAGTGCTTAGGCAGGGAGGGCATGCCGTTGATGCTGCAGTTGCAACTGCATTGTGTCTTGGTGTGGTGTGTTCAATGTGGAGCGGGATAGGAGGTGGTGGTTTTATGGTCGTGCGATCTGCGTCAACTTTGCAATCCATAGCTATTGATTTCAGGGAGACTGCACCCTTGGCTGCATCTCAG GATATGTATGAAGCCAATTTGACAGCCAAAGATATTGGGCCACTATCAATTGCAGTCCCTGGAGAGATAGCTGGCCTTCATGAAGCTTGGTTGAGATATGGTCGTTTGGCTTGGAAGTCTTTATTTGAACCTGCTATAAGGCTTGCCAAGGGTGGATTTGTGATTTCTCCTTATCTAGGAAAATCCTTAGTTTCTTCTACCGAGATGATACTACATGATCCTGGGTTGAGACAGGTTTTCGCACCAAATGGAAACATATTACAAGTAGGTGACACTTGCTACAATGTTGAACTAGGCAAGAGCTTAGAAACTGTGGCAAATCAGGGGCCACAAGCCTTCTATAATGGAGTCATTGGAGAGAAGTTGGTGAAGGATGTGAAAGCAGTTGGTGGCATTTTAACCATGGAGGATTTAAGGAACTACACGGTTGAAATAACAGAAGCAATGACCATTGAAGCCATGGGCTACACAGTGCATGGCATGCCACCTCCTTCAAGTGGAACACTTGGACTTGCTATG GTCATGAACATCTTTAAGAGCTATAATGACCCTGATGCTACTAAAGGAAATATCGGCGTACATCGCCTAATTGAAGCATTGAAACACATGTATGCTGAACGGATGAACTTGGGGGATCCTCGGTTTTCCAACATTAACAATGCCGTCTCCAACATGCTTAGTCTATCATTTGcaaagaaaattcaagaaaaaatagttgacAATACTACTTTTCCTCCAGATTACTATCTATACAG GTGGAGTCAGTTAAGAGATCATGGAACCAGTCATTTTTGCATTGTGGATGCAGAGAGAAATGCGGTATCTTTGACAACAACCGTAAATGGGCACTTAGGGGCAGGCGTTCTCTCACCCTCTACTGGTATTGTTCTTAACAACCAGATGGGGGACTTTTCTATATCCACAAATATATCTCCTGATAAACTCCCTCCAGCTCCAACAAATTTTATCCAACCAAACAAAAGGCCCCTCTCTTCCATGACTCCTATTATTGTCACAAAG GATGATCGATTGATTGCGGTAATGGGAGGTAGTGGTGGTATGAAGATAGTTCCTGCAGTGATTCAGGttttccttaattatttttccttgGGATTCCAACCTTTCTCAGCAGTTGAAAGGTCAAGAGTGTACCATCAG TTGATGCCAAATGTagtgaaatatgaaaatttgacgTGCATAAATGGTGATTACGTCGAATTTTCGGCTAAAGAGAAGCAATTCTTGGAAGACAGAGGTCATGAAGTGGTAGCTATGGATGGAGCAGGAGCCATTGTTCAACTTGTAGTTCAAAACTTCGAAGATGCCATTGACATAGGTCGAAAGGGTGGAAAGCTATCcaacaaccaaaataattttggtgTTCTTACAGCTGTCTGTGACCCTAGAAAGAACGGAAATCCTGCAGTTGTTTAG
- the LOC101220985 gene encoding mitochondrial-processing peptidase subunit alpha: protein MYRAAASRITSLKGHANNGVCRFASSSAVASKQKSSGGLFGWLLGDRSALPPLDFPLSDVTLPPPLPDYVEPGKTKITSLPNGVKVASETSPDPVASIGLYVDCGSSYETPETFGSTHLLERMAFKTTSNRSHLRVVREVEAIGGNVLASAAREQMGYTFNALKSYVPEIVELLVDCVRNPVFLDWEVNEQLSRVKDEIIEASNNPHGLLLEAIHAAGYSGALANSLVAPESAIHSLSGTILENFVSENYTASRIVLAASGVEHEELLSIAEPLLSDLPSVPHQEPKSVYNGGDYRHQGDSGDGRTHFALAFELPGGWRKEKDAMALTVLQMLLGGGGSFSAGGPGKGMYSRLYLQVLNEYPQVQSISAFSSIYNNSGLFGIKGTTGSDFVPKAFDIAASELLAIATPGKVQQVQLDRAKQSTKSAVLMNLESRVVASEDIARQVLTYGERKPVEHFLKAVDEVTLDSVASIAQKLLSSPLTMASYGDVIHVPSYDSVSSKFKSK, encoded by the exons ATGTATAGAGCTGCAGCTTCACGAATCACGTCTCTTAAG GGGCATGCAAACAATGGGGTATGCAGATTTGCAAGCTCTAGTGCTGTTGCCTCAAAGCAAAAATCTTCTGGGGGTCTCTTTGGCTGGTTGCTTGGAGACCGTTCTGCATTACCCCCACTAGACTTTCCCCTGTCGGATGTGACCCTTCCGCCTCCATTACCAGATTATGTCGAACCTGGTAAGACCAAGATCACAAGTCTGCCAAATGGTGTAAAAGTAGCATCAGAAACATCACCG GATCCTGTCGCATCAATAGGCCTATATGTTGATTGTGGTTCAAGTTATGAGACTCCAGAAACTTTTGGTTCTACCCATCTGCTAGAACGCATGGCCTTCAAAACCACAAGTAATCGCAGTCACCTACGTGTTGTGCGTGAGGTAGAGGCAATTGGTGGAAATGTGCTCGCCTCAGCTGCAAGAGAGCAGATGGGCTACACCTTCAATGCTTTGAAGTCATATGTCCCTGAAATAGTGGAGCTGCTTGTTGACTGTGTCAGGAATCCTGTTTTTCTTGACTGGGAGGTCAATGAACAG CTTTCAAGGGTAAAAGATGAGATTATTGAAGCTTCCAACAATCCCCATGGGTTACTTCTGGAAGCCATCCATGCTGCTGGTTACTCTGGTGCGTTGGCAAATTCTCTTGTAGCTCCTGAGTCTGCTATACATAGTTTGAGTGGTACAATTTTGGAGAATTTTGTTTCT GAAAATTATACTGCATCACGCATAGTACTTGCAGCATCTGGTGTTGAACATGAGGAACTCTTATCTATTGCTGAACCACTTCTATCTGACCTTCCAAGTGTTCCTCATCAGGAGCCAAAATCAGTGTACAATGGGGGTGATTATCGTCATCAAGGAGATTCTGGG GATGGGAGAACACATTTTGCTCTTGCCTTTGAACTCCCAGGTGGTTGGCGTAAGGAGAAAGATGCTATGGCTTTAACTGTTCTTCAG ATGCTACTGGGAGGTGGAGGGTCCTTCTCAGCTGGTGGACCTGGAAAGGGGATGTACTCTCGGCTGT ATCTTCAGGTGTTAAATGAGTATCCACAGGTCCAGTCGATTTCAGCATTCAGCAGTATTTACAACAATAGTGGCTTATTTGGCATCAAAGGAACTACT GGTTCTGATTTCGTTCCAAAAGCCTTTGATATTGCAGCTAGTGAACTGTTAGCTATTGCAACTCCTGGAAAAG TTCAACAAGTGCAGCTAGACCGTGCAAAACAGTCAACAAAGTCAGCTGTGCTAATGAATTTGGAATCCAGG GTGGTTGCGTCAGAGGACATAGCCCGACAAGTTTTGACATACGGTGAACG GAAACCTGTGGAACATTTCTTGAAAGCTGTGGACGAAGTAACTCTGGACAGTGTAGCTTCAATTGCACAAAAACTTCTCTCATCTCCATTGACAATGGCCTCATATGGCGATG TTATTCATGTTCCAAGCTATGATTCTGTCAGCAGCAAGTTTAAGTCAAAGTGA
- the LOC101211827 gene encoding NAC domain-containing protein 75 isoform X1 produces MTTSMASTKSNLGSITSSDLIDAKLEEHQKCGSKQCPGCGHKLEAKPDWLGLPAGVKFDPTDQELIEHLEAKVEAKHDMKSHPLIDEFIPTIEGEDGICYTHPEKLPGVTRDGLSRHFFHRPSKAYTTGTRKRRKIQTECDFQGGGGGGETRWHKTGKTRPVMVNGRQKGCKKILVLYTNFGKNRKPEKTNWVMHQYHLGQHEEEKEGELVVSKIFYQTQPRQCSWSSSDKPVSVGVSPELSGDNLVLSSRRESGSGSCSSSREITTGQRDEMSSVGGGGLCPPPHIAAAATYAGLDHIQQFKADHFSFGPYRRTFDESGIGEASTAREAPPTEDIGDHRNHHHHHLQRQHHHPMVTTAFQITRPSNPISTIICPPPLHHSSIILDHDAYRVSPLMLQSESFQQQQQEQHHKLGGRSASGLEELIMGCTSSNIKEESTMANNPQEAAEWMKYSPFWPEPDNPNHH; encoded by the exons ATGACAACGAGTATGGCAAGTACGAAGAGCAATTTGGGGTCGATAACGAGCTCGGATCTTATCGATGCGAAACTAGAGGAGCATCAAAAGTGTGGATCGAAGCAGTGTCCTGGGTGCGGGCACAAGCTAGAAGCGAAGCcg GATTGGTTAGGTTTACCAGCAGGAGTGAAATTTGACCCAACAGATCAAGAACTGATAGAACATCTTGAAGCTAAAGTTGAAGCTAAACATGACATGAAATCTCACCCTTTGATTGATGAGTTCATTCCTACAATTGAAGGTGAAGATGGGATTTGTTATACTCATCCTGAAAAGCTTCCtg gAGTTACAAGAGATGGATTGAGTAGACATTTCTTCCACAGGCCATCGAAAGCTTACACAACAGGAACAAGAAAGCGAAGAAAAATCCAAACGGAATGCGACTTCCAAGGTGGAGGTGGTGGCGGTGAAACACGGTGGCACAAGACTGGAAAGACCCGGCCGGTTATGGTCAACGGCCGCCAAAAGGGCTGCAAAAAAATCCTTGTTCTTTACACCAACTTTGGCAAAAACCGAAAACCCGAAAAAACCAATTGGGTTATGCACCAATACCATTTAGGCCAACACGAGGAGGAGAAAGAAGGAGAGCTTGTTGTTTCTAAGattttttatcaaacacaGCCTCGCCAGTGCAGTTGGTCCTCCTCTGATAAGCCCGTCAGTGTCGGTGTTAGCCCCGAGCTTAGCGGTGACAACCTTGTTCTTAGTAGTAGAAGGGAGAGTGGGAGCGGGAGTTGTTCGTCTTCTCGAGAAATAACCACTGGCCAGAGAGACGAAATGTCATCCGTAGGTGGTGGTGGTCTTTGTCCTCCGCCGCATATCGCTGCAGCTGCGACATACGCCGGACTGGATCATATTCAACAATTCAAAGCTGATCATTTTAGCTTTGGTCCTTACAGAAGAACCTTTGATGAg TCTGGCATTGGAGAAGCTTCAACAGCAAGAGAAGCTCCCCCGACCGAGGACATCGGAGATCATCGcaaccaccaccaccaccatctTCAACGGCAGCACCATCATCCAATGGTGACTACTGCATTTCAAATCACTCGCCCTTCAAATCCAATCTCCACAATCATCTGTCCTCCTCCTCTCCACCATTCCTCAATCATTCTCGACCACGATGCATACCGAGTTTCTCCACTAATGCTGCAAAGTGAAAGCTTTCAG CAACAGCAACAAGAACAACATCATAAGCTAGGAGGAAGGTCTGCTTCTGGTTTGGAAGAACTCATAATGGGTTGCACTTCATCTAATATCAAAGAA GAGTCAACAATGGCAAACAACCCTCAAGAAGCAGCAGAATGGATGAAGTACTCTCCTTTCTGGCCTGAACCTGACAACCCAAATCATCATtga
- the LOC101211827 gene encoding NAC domain-containing protein 75 isoform X2 translates to MKSHPLIDEFIPTIEGEDGICYTHPEKLPGVTRDGLSRHFFHRPSKAYTTGTRKRRKIQTECDFQGGGGGGETRWHKTGKTRPVMVNGRQKGCKKILVLYTNFGKNRKPEKTNWVMHQYHLGQHEEEKEGELVVSKIFYQTQPRQCSWSSSDKPVSVGVSPELSGDNLVLSSRRESGSGSCSSSREITTGQRDEMSSVGGGGLCPPPHIAAAATYAGLDHIQQFKADHFSFGPYRRTFDESGIGEASTAREAPPTEDIGDHRNHHHHHLQRQHHHPMVTTAFQITRPSNPISTIICPPPLHHSSIILDHDAYRVSPLMLQSESFQQQQQEQHHKLGGRSASGLEELIMGCTSSNIKEESTMANNPQEAAEWMKYSPFWPEPDNPNHH, encoded by the exons ATGAAATCTCACCCTTTGATTGATGAGTTCATTCCTACAATTGAAGGTGAAGATGGGATTTGTTATACTCATCCTGAAAAGCTTCCtg gAGTTACAAGAGATGGATTGAGTAGACATTTCTTCCACAGGCCATCGAAAGCTTACACAACAGGAACAAGAAAGCGAAGAAAAATCCAAACGGAATGCGACTTCCAAGGTGGAGGTGGTGGCGGTGAAACACGGTGGCACAAGACTGGAAAGACCCGGCCGGTTATGGTCAACGGCCGCCAAAAGGGCTGCAAAAAAATCCTTGTTCTTTACACCAACTTTGGCAAAAACCGAAAACCCGAAAAAACCAATTGGGTTATGCACCAATACCATTTAGGCCAACACGAGGAGGAGAAAGAAGGAGAGCTTGTTGTTTCTAAGattttttatcaaacacaGCCTCGCCAGTGCAGTTGGTCCTCCTCTGATAAGCCCGTCAGTGTCGGTGTTAGCCCCGAGCTTAGCGGTGACAACCTTGTTCTTAGTAGTAGAAGGGAGAGTGGGAGCGGGAGTTGTTCGTCTTCTCGAGAAATAACCACTGGCCAGAGAGACGAAATGTCATCCGTAGGTGGTGGTGGTCTTTGTCCTCCGCCGCATATCGCTGCAGCTGCGACATACGCCGGACTGGATCATATTCAACAATTCAAAGCTGATCATTTTAGCTTTGGTCCTTACAGAAGAACCTTTGATGAg TCTGGCATTGGAGAAGCTTCAACAGCAAGAGAAGCTCCCCCGACCGAGGACATCGGAGATCATCGcaaccaccaccaccaccatctTCAACGGCAGCACCATCATCCAATGGTGACTACTGCATTTCAAATCACTCGCCCTTCAAATCCAATCTCCACAATCATCTGTCCTCCTCCTCTCCACCATTCCTCAATCATTCTCGACCACGATGCATACCGAGTTTCTCCACTAATGCTGCAAAGTGAAAGCTTTCAG CAACAGCAACAAGAACAACATCATAAGCTAGGAGGAAGGTCTGCTTCTGGTTTGGAAGAACTCATAATGGGTTGCACTTCATCTAATATCAAAGAA GAGTCAACAATGGCAAACAACCCTCAAGAAGCAGCAGAATGGATGAAGTACTCTCCTTTCTGGCCTGAACCTGACAACCCAAATCATCATtga